From Zingiber officinale cultivar Zhangliang chromosome 5B, Zo_v1.1, whole genome shotgun sequence, the proteins below share one genomic window:
- the LOC121985339 gene encoding pentatricopeptide repeat-containing protein At5g16860-like produces the protein MKVATAPNRPPPPPPRCRLYPIATSTSTSPVRLTAPGPSNILFSTAAKSKPIDHALKLFHLLPLSARDTVTWNTAISICLRHRRIHTALRLFLHMLLFSPYQPDIITLRLLFRALSHANHFPLLPQVHAYTLKHQHRLTSSELTICTTCLLNLYRKFGRVELARQLFDAIPDKDTIAFTSMLMAYREEESASALFIGQQIHALVVKSGMASGVYVGACLVAFYAKCREMACAKRAFFGISEPTVVSWNALLAGKSKLLDSDGGGFQLFCHMRSSGLNPDHDTFAGVLRSCREGIGIGEVRELHGLATKMMEIKFDLFVGIALFEAYLDHGCFNEAQQVFSGLVEKDDVAYNLAIQGYTRNGQVPAAVNLFIECLKTKRELRELTLSSTLKVVGLHSGKQLHAVMIKYGCRCERLFNCLTKMYLDHHVLDDAINVLEHFDKQELTLWTSLISGLSRIGESELALKLYATMVTEEPVHQPAPNHYIFSALLSSCAHIAAFEEGKQIHAQIIKSDIRMKHELFVASSLLCMYAKSGYIEEAIRLFEETPKRDIGTWNAMISALAQHGFPERAIGIFEELVNLKEPKPNNITYIAVLSACNHCGWLEVGYQYFKTIKEPTINHYACVIDMFARAGKSEEAIEFVDKMPFKGNEHIWSSLLASSCANRNIELGEYAAKKLLELNPIDPGTYIALSNLYAACGRFGDAHHVRKLMKSTSDKKHSGVSWLTVNSRRYAFTSERSHI, from the exons ATGAAAGTTGCTACTGCTCCAAACCggcctccacctcctcctcctcgatGCCGCCTATATCCAATTGCCACTTCCACCTCCACCTCTCCCGTTCGGCTCACCGCCCCAGGTCCATCCAATATCCTCTTCTCGACTGCAGCCAAATCCAAGCCCATCGACCACGCTCTCAAACTCTTCCATCTCCTCCCACTCTCTGCTCGCGACACCGTCACCTGGAACACCGCTATCTCCATCTGCCTCCGACACCGCCGCATCCACACCGCCCTCCGCCTCTTCCTCCACATGCTCCTTTTCTCCCCTTACCAACCCGACATCATCACCCTGCGCTTGCTTTTCAGAGCCCTCTCCCATGCTAATCATTTCCCGCTCCTGCCTCAGGTCCACGCTTATACGCTCAAGCATCAACATCGCCTCACCTCCTCGGAGCTCACCATCTGCACCACATGTTTGCTCAATTTATACCGCAAGTTTGGACGTGTGGAACTCGCCCGTCAGCTGTTCGACGCAATTCCCGACAAAGATACCATTGCCTTCACTTCCATGTTGATGGCTTACAGGGAGGAGGAAAG TGCATCAGCCTTGTTTATCGGTCAGCAGATCCACGCACTTGTAGTTAAATCCGGCATGGCGTCTGGTGTATATGTAGGTGCTTGCTTAGTTGCATTTTATGCAAAATGCCGGGAAATGGCATGCGCGAAGAGAGCATTCTTTGGCATTTCTGAGCCTACTGTTGTGTCATGGAACGCCCTCCTGGCTGGGAAATCGAAATTGTTGGATTCGGATGGAGGAGGATTCCAGCTATTTTGTCATATGAGGTCTTCAGGTTTGAATCCCGATCATGATACATTTGCCGGTGTTCTTCGATCTTGTAGGGAGGGCATTGGAATTGGAGAAGTGAGAGAGTTGCATGGACTTGCCACCAAGATGATGGAGATTAAATTTGATTTGTTTGTGGGCATTGCTCTCTTTGAAGCATATCTGGATCATGGTTGCTTCAATGAAGCTCAACAAGTGTTTTCTGGGTTGGTGGAAAAGGATGATGTGGCCTACAACTTGGCAATTCAAGGGTACACTAGAAATGGGCAAGTACCGGCCGCTGTCAACTTGTTTATTGAATGCTTAAAGACGAAGAGGGAATTGAGAGAGTTGACACTATCATCTACCTTGAAGGTAGTAGGATTGCATTCCGGAAAACAATTGCATGCTGTGATGATCAAGTATGGATGCAGATGTGAACGACTTTTCAACTGCTTGACTAAAATGTATTTGGACCATCATGTTTTGGATGATGCAATCAACGTGCTTGAACACTTTGATAAGCAGGAACTCACCTTGTGGACTTCACTTATCTCAGGTCTTTCAAGGATAGGCGAGAGTGAACTTGCATTGAAGCTTTATGCTACAATGGTAACAGAGGAACCAGTGCACCAGCCAGCCCCAAATCATTACATCTTCTCAGCCCTTCTTAGCTCATGTGCACATATTGCAGCATTTGAAGAAGGAAAACAGATTCATGCACAGATAATCAAATCAGATATCAGAATGAAACATGAGTTATTTGTTGCAAGTAGCTTGCTGTGCATGTATGCAAAGTCAGGATACATAGAAGAAGCCATTAGGCTATTTGAAGAGACGCCGAAACGAGACATAGGCACTTGGAATGCAATGATCAGTGCCCTAGCTCAGCATGGTTTTCCTGAAAGAGCAATTGGCATATTCGAAGAATTAGTTAACCTCAAGGAACCAAAGCCTAACAACATCACATATATAGCAGTTCTATCTGCTTGCAATCACTGTGGTTGGCTAGAGGTTGGCTACCAGTATTTCAAAACCATCAAGGAGCCAACAATCAATCACTATGCCTGTGTGATAGATATGTTTGCCCGAGCAGGAAAGTCGGAAGAAGCAATTGAGTTTGTAGACAAAATGCCTTTTAAAGGGAATGAGCACATTTGGTCTTCCTTGCTGGCCTCCAGTTGTGCCAATAGAAACATTGAATTGGGGGAGTACGCAGCTAAGAAGCTGCTGGAACTGAATCCAATAGACCCTGGAACATACATTGCCTTATCGAATCTATATGCTGCTTGTGGAAGATTTGGTGATGCTCATCATGTTAGGAAGCTTATGAAGTCCACCTCAGACAAAAAACATTCTGGGGTTAGTTGGTTAACAGTAAATTCACGACGGTATGCTTTCACAAGTGAAAGGAGCCATATCTAA